In Candidatus Obscuribacterales bacterium, the following are encoded in one genomic region:
- a CDS encoding class II glutamine amidotransferase: MCGIVGLLIKNPALRDSLGALTVPMLIGMAERGPDSAGLAVFTQPIAESDRKYSLYSGTTVVDWGQLAQALHQQLGGTAQIHTQGNHGILSASLSPAVVKPWIHEHYPAVHILSTGRTIDLYKDEGQPAAVAERYGFSRLKGTHVVAHTRMATESAVTPAHAHPFTAGEDFCLVHNGSLSNPYSIRRMLEPRGIHFDTDNDTEAACRYLEWRMQEGDDLKSALQKGFEELDGFFTFLMGTQDTLALVRDAFACKPAIVAETDDYVAIASEFRSLAHLPDIDHATLYEPAPEEMYVWTVS, encoded by the coding sequence ATGTGCGGAATTGTTGGTCTACTCATAAAAAATCCAGCCCTGCGAGACTCCCTCGGAGCCCTGACCGTGCCCATGCTGATTGGCATGGCTGAACGCGGCCCCGACTCCGCCGGTCTTGCAGTTTTTACCCAGCCTATTGCGGAAAGCGATCGCAAATATAGCCTCTACTCTGGCACCACCGTTGTGGATTGGGGGCAACTTGCCCAGGCACTACACCAGCAGCTTGGCGGTACAGCTCAGATCCATACCCAAGGTAACCATGGCATTCTAAGTGCTAGTTTATCTCCTGCTGTTGTCAAACCTTGGATCCACGAGCATTATCCTGCAGTGCATATCCTATCTACGGGGCGTACCATTGATCTCTACAAAGATGAAGGCCAGCCTGCCGCCGTGGCTGAGCGCTATGGCTTTAGCCGGCTCAAGGGCACCCATGTTGTTGCTCACACCCGCATGGCCACCGAGTCGGCCGTCACCCCAGCCCATGCCCACCCTTTTACGGCTGGGGAAGACTTTTGCCTCGTCCACAATGGATCATTATCTAATCCCTATTCTATCCGACGAATGCTAGAACCCCGTGGCATTCACTTTGATACAGATAATGATACAGAAGCTGCCTGTCGCTATTTAGAATGGCGAATGCAGGAAGGTGATGATCTTAAATCTGCTCTGCAAAAGGGATTTGAAGAACTAGACGGTTTCTTTACGTTTCTGATGGGTACCCAAGATACCCTAGCGCTAGTGCGGGATGCTTTTGCCTGTAAGCCTGCCATTGTAGCTGAAACCGATGACTACGTAGCGATCGCTTCCGAATTTCGCTCCCTAGCCCACCTTCCCGACATAGACCACGCTACCCTCTATGAGCCCGCACCTGAGGAAATGTACGTATGGACGGTGTCATGA